The Amblyraja radiata isolate CabotCenter1 chromosome 31, sAmbRad1.1.pri, whole genome shotgun sequence genome contains a region encoding:
- the LOC116990418 gene encoding UDP-GlcNAc:betaGal beta-1,3-N-acetylglucosaminyltransferase 7-like: MEYMFRKRKLLKTLLSLSLLFATLALVQKLKLGDGLGLGLRETAAASGPRLAPAWQDAEGNTPRTNGSAVEAEAEGPGAGTPANVSGPRAWGVTVTNCSQNGSVRDLKWFSTLDSRFQQYVLYRHCRYFPMLLNHPEKCAGPTHLLIVVKSVIEQHDRRAAVRHTWGRERSFGGLAVRTLFLLGTPPAGKDQRNLQKLLEYEDQLYGDILQWDFMDTFFNLTLKEVNFLKWFDLYCRGTRFIFKGDDDVFVNTENLMEFLASQSDGPRLDNLFVGDIISMAQPIRNHLSKYFIPKQLHDKPYPPYAGGGGFLMAAPLARKLVAASEDIQLYPIDDVYLGMCLQKVGVKPQLHYAFRTFGIVKRRVSPMNSDPCFYKNLLVIHKLSPEGLLQMWDTVHNRTLICAKKVFITLND, translated from the coding sequence ATGGAGTACATGTTCCGCAAAAGGAAGCTGCTGAAGACGCTGTTGAGCTTGTCGCTGCTCTTCGCCACCTTGGCCTTAGTCCAGAAACTCAAGTTGGGGGACGGGTTGGGTCTGGGACTCCGGGAGACGGCGGCAGCCTCGGGCCCCAGGTTAGCCCCGGCCTGGCAAGATGCCGAGGGCAACACGCCACGGACTAACGGTAGCGCCGTCGAGGcggaggctgaagggcctggggcCGGGACCCCAGCTAATGTCAGCGGCCCGCGGGCCTGGGGGGTGACGGTGACCAACTGCAGCCAGAACGGGTCGGTGCGCGACTTGAAGTGGTTCTCGACGCTCGACTCCCGCTTCCAACAGTACGTGCTGTACCGCCATTGCCGCTACTTCCCCATGCTGCTCAACCACCCCGAGAAATGCGCGGGGCCCACTCACCTCCTCATCGTCGTCAAGTCGGTGATCGAGCAGCACGACCGGAGGGCCGCCGTCCGCCACACGTGGGGTCGTGAGCGCAGCTTCGGCGGCCTCGCCGTGCGGACTCTTTTCTTGCTGGGCACGCCGCCCGCCGGCAAGGACCAGCGCAACCTGCAGAAGCTTCTGGAATACGAGGACCAGCTGTACGGCGACATCCTGCAGTGGGACTTCATGGACACTTTCTTCAACCTGACCCTGAAGGAGGTGAATTTCCTCAAGTGGTTCGATCTCTACTGCCGCGGCACTCGCTTCATCTTCAAGGGCGACGACGACGTCTTCGTCAACACCGAGAACCTGATGGAGTTCCTGGCCTCGCAGAGCGACGGCCCCCGCCTCGACAATCTCTTCGTGGGTGACATCATCTCCATGGCGCAGCCCATCAGGAACCACCTGAGCAAGTACTTCATCCCCAAGCAGCTGCACGACAAGCCCTACCCGCCATATGCCGGCGGCGGCGGTTTCCTCATGGCCGCCCCCCTGGCCAGGAAGCTGGTGGCGGCCTCCGAGGACATCCAGCTCTACCCCATCGACGACGTCTACCTGGGCATGTGCCTGCAGAAGGTGGGTGTCAAGCCGCAGCTACACTATGCCTTCAGGACGTTTGGCATCGTCAAGCGGCGGGTCAGCCCGATGAACAGCGATCCCTGCTTCTACAAGAACCTGCTGGTCATCCACAAGCTCAGCCCCGAGGGCTTGCTGCAGATGTGGGACACTGTCCACAACCGAACTCTCATCTGTGCCAAGAAGGTTTTTATAACTTTAAACGATTAA